From Corynebacterium aquatimens:
GAGGACGGCGTGTGGCGCACCCGCGACCTTTACGTGGACTTGGTTTCTTATACCGGCGAACCGATTGATGTCATCGATATTGATGAGTTGGCGGCGGCCACATCCGCTGGTTTGATCTCTGCGGAAGAAGCAGAGCAGGCGATTGAGGTCACGCTCAACGCCGTTGAGGGCATTACGCGTCACTCCGATGACCCGATGGAATGGCTGCGCACCTTGGGCATCGAACTGACATGGGCCGATGAAGTTGAGCTCATGCCGGTGGGCTAACGCTACACTGGCCACCTGTTAACCCCTTCCCACCGACGGCTGAAAAGAGGGACCCATGGCCGGTGGCCTACTCGCGGTGCTTGATGACGTGGCGCTGATTGCCCGCACAGCATCCAGCAGCATGGACGACGTTGCTGCAATGGCAGCAAAAACATCCACGAAGGCTGCAGGCGTGGTCATCGACGACGCGGCGGTGACGCCGCAGTACGTCTCTAACGTGACCCCTGCCCGCGAGCTACCCATGATCTGGAAGATCACCAAAGGCTCGCTGCGCAACAAACTAATCTTCATCCTCCCGGTTGCGCTGTTGCTGAACGCCGTCGCACCGTTCCTCCTGGTGCCCATCCTCATGGTTGGTGGCGCGTACCTCTGCTTCGAAGGCGCTGAGAAGATCGCGCACAAGCTCTTCCACTCAGGCGAGGACGACCACGACCCGACCGAAAAGACTCCCGAGGATGAGGACACGCTGGTCAAGCAGGCCATCACCACGGATCTGATTCTGTCGGCGGAAATCATGATTATCGCGCTTGATGAGGTCGCCGATCAGCCCCTCTGGATGGAATTCTTCGTGCTGTTGGTCGTTGGAATCGGCATCACCTTTGGTGTCTACGGCGCGGTGGGCTTGCTCGTCAAGATTGACGACATCGGCCTGCACATGATTGAAGAAGATCGCGGCGCAGGATTCGGCCGGGTGCTAGTGAAGGGCATGCCCTACGTGCTGCAGGCCATCGGCATCATCGGCACGATCGCGATGCTGTGGGTCGGTGGCCACCTGATCATCCGCGGTCTCCATGAGGTCCTCGGGTTCAGCTGGCCGCACGACGTGGCTGAGCACCTCGTCCACGCCGCTGGCGGGGGCGCGCTCGGCTGGATGGCGGAAACAGCCGTGTCCCTCATCGCTGGGCTAATCACCGGTTTCTTGGTCCTGTTCATCACTAAAGGCGTGAAGAGGTTGGTTTCTGCCCGCAGCTAGGGCCGTCGCTAAGCTTGAAGCATGAACCAACTGCCCTACCCGCTCCTGCCCGCCGCTTCCGCGCGAAGCGTCACGGTGAGCGCCCGCGCAGTTGTCCAAGCACTGCTTTTTGACGCCTACGCGCCCGCCCTCGCCGCACTGGATACCGGGTTTGACCAGGTGTTCCGCTCACGCGTCCTGCTCGAAGCAGATCCCGTAGTGGGCACGTGGCGGCTGCGCTGGCACGACAATGCCGGGTTGCTCGGTGGCGACGGAGCCATCATCGGCGAGGTCGCGGCCTCCGACCGGGAGTCATTTGCCACGCTCACAACCATCTTTGACGCCGGCTACGCCCCGCTCGTCCACGCCACGTTCACCGTGCGTTCTTCCACCGGTGTCTTCGAGGTTGATCTCCACCTTCCTCCCGCCGAACTGGCGGTACCGCGCAACAACGTAGCTGCCATGGCCATGGTGGCCTCCCCCGGCGCGAGCGCCCGAATCAACGTCACGCAGGGCGACTTCACGCCACGCGAACTGGAACGCCTCTCCCCCGGCCACTGGTTTGTCCACCTTTCGCGGGTAGGCAACGCGGTCGTTGCAACGCTCGACGAGCGCGTACTCGGGCCCGTCATCAAAGACGACGCCGCGGCCATTGCAGCCCTGCTGGATTCAGTCGAATCACTCGGCCCCGACGGCGACGCCCACGACGTTGCGGCGCACTGTTTTCTGTTTCCCGCCAGCGACGCTGGCGATAGCTCCCCCACCGAGGCCGTCATCGACGTAGGCGCCGGCCCCTTTTCCCACGTCCCCCCGCTCGTGGCGGAAGCAATCTCCTCCCGCGCGTGGAGCGTGCAGACGCTTGGCGACGGCTCGTATGCCATCACCGTCGACGGCAACGCCGCCGTTGACGAGGAAGACTACGCAACCCCCAACCCCGAAGCGCGTCCGGTGTTCCTGCCCGCGAACGAGGTGGTCGCAGATGTCGTCGATAAGCATGAAGAGCTCGAAGAAAGCCGCTACCTCTCCGAGACCGAGCGAGTTGAGCTTCGCCGTGCCCGCAGAGCCGCGAACCCTGATGCTGGCCGCCACCGCTACCGCGATGAGGACTAACAAACACGCAAACGTCCTGTAATATTTCTCGCGTCGTTATAGAAAAAAGAAGAGGTAGCCATGTTTGTTAGGAAATTCGTCGCACCCACCGCTGCAGCCATCGCGCTGGCCGTGGGATCCGCAAGCACCGTAGCTGTCATTCCACCCACGGTTGCGATCGCCCAAGAGGCCGACGGCGTGAACGCACCGAGCCCCATCGATGCCGCGCTGAACTCCTCCAAGCAGGTGGAAAGCGCGTTCGGCTCGGCTCAGGACACTTCGAGTGCCTTCGGCCTGAACTTCTGGGAGATCCTTTACAAGATCCTCGACTTCTTCGGCTTGGCCAAGTACTTCGAGAACTTTCCGTTCTTCGCCCTTCCAGGATGGAAGAACCCTGACCGCGAAACGCGGTATATCCCTAAGGCAGAGACGGTTTCAGAGGGCCTCGTCGTTACGCTAATTGGTGACTTGTTGGGCCCCGGCGTGAAGTACATCATGGGCCTGGGCGCGGCTGACCTAGGCATGATGGCACCCCTGAACGACGACGGCGAATTCGCGATCATCTTCGGGGACTCGTTCACCGGCGGCAAGTTCGGCGAAGGCCAGTGGTTTAGCCCCACCGGCATGGTTGGGGAGAAAGATTCATCCGGCACCATTCGCGTCACACGCCCGCTTAACGACGGCATCCGTGCCCAGCCCCTCATTGGCTATTACAGCAACATCGACATGACCACGTTCATCCCATCAGACGTGATCAACCTGGACGGGACCCTGTACATGCAGGGCATGTGGAACAAGGGCCTTGGCAACGTCACCGGCACCGAAATCTGGAAGTCCACCGACAACGGCAAAACGTGGGAGTCAGTCTGGAAGGGCGACCAGTTCCACCTCAAGGGCATGGGCAACCTGTTGAGCTGGGAAAAGGGCCCCGACGGCTACATCTACGTGGTGTCTTCCCAGTTCAAGCGCCAGGATCCGGTGTACCTGTCCCGCTTCCGCCCGTGGAACATCGACGACCGCGACCTCTGGGAGAGCTACGACCCCAAGACCAAGACCTGGGGCAGCAAAGCCACACCGATTCTGCGCAGCTACGTCAAAGCCGGCGAGATGAACCTGCGCTACATCCAGGGCCACTGGGTACTGGCTATGTTCAATGAGGGCACCGCGTCTATTGAAGTCCGCGTCTCTAAGGAGATCGCAACCAACTGGGACTCCATTAAACCCGCCCACGTGGTTGTCGCGGGACGCGGCGGTTGGTACGCGCCGCAGAACGCGCACAACTTCACGCAGCTCTACGGCGGCTACATTGTTCCAGGTTCCACCCTGGACAACCTCGATCTTGTTGTCTCCCAGTGGAACACCGGCGACAACTCGCGCTACATGTCCACGCAGTTCAACGTCAAGGGCCTAGACAAGTTCTTCGGCATCGAATCCGCCCCGGTCTCCCACACAACGGTGGGCAACCAGGACGTCATCGAGGTTGCGGCAGAGAACGTCACACCGCGCGACTAGCCGCGCGATCGGGGCTTCTCACTAGCCGCACGATCGGGGCTTCTCACTAGCCGCGCGATCGGGGCTTCTCACTAGCCGCACGCGGCTAGTGAGAACGGATTGTGACGCTTGCTTCCTCGGTGTACTGCAGCGCAGTGAGCGTTTCTTCGAGGTAGAGGGTGACTGTCTCAGCGTCATGGGACAGGTACCCGATGGAGAGGTCGCGGCCGAGGTGCAGCTCGTAGTCACCCCCGCGCAGAGAGAGCAGCACGGCGCAGTCGATCGCTGGCGCCCAGATCACGCTGTCGTTAACGATGCGTTCGATGTGCTTGATCACCGGGTAACCGTCGTCGGTTTCCTCGTGGACGTCCTCCCACATGTCGGCTGGCAGGAGTAGCGCGTAGGGGCCGTCGATACCTTCCAGCTGCAGCTGTGCAAGAGCATTGGAGACCGCCTGGGGAAGGCGCTCAATGTCATCGTTGATGGTGAGCGCTTCATTTGAGCTGGTGGGAATGATGCCCTCGATGCCAGCGTCGCCGTAGCCGTTGAAGATGATGGAGTCTTCTGCCTTCGCGATAGCCACGGCTGCATCCTTCACCGCCTGCCAGTCGGAGTCCTTGCTGCCGCGGGCTACGTTGTCAATGTCGTCGCGGCGAACGGTGAACGGCACTCGCAGTTCAACGAGTGGTGCTACCTCACGCTGCTTGGCCTGCACGCCCTCGATGGGCGCGTCAATGCTGGTTGTGTGGCCGGTCGCCACGGAGGACAGCTCAATGCCTTTAGGTCCAATGACGTCAATGACGCGGCGCCCGGCGATCCAGCGTTTGAAGGTGCGTGCCGCTTCTTCTTCGATTTCCTCCCATGCAACGGAAGACACGGGTGCTAGGTCGCGATACAGGTTGTACATGGTTACTCCTTTTTCCAGTTTCTCTTTAACAGCTTCTTTAATTACGGCGGTTAGTAGCTCTGATCTGAGGTCTTAGGCGTTGTCGGTGGTAGTTGTATCCGAACCGTACATGCCTTTGAGGCTTCCGATTCCCAGCGACCCGTCCCCGCGGGAGGGTTCCGTGGGCGCGGCGGCGGGCTGCGAAGCGGGTGCGGCGGCCGGTTGAGCGGAACCAACGGAAGCCGTTCCGGCGTCCGCTTCCTCCCAGAGGCCGGTGGCCTGGCTCAACGTGATTGCGGGTTGAATCGGGTTGTCCTGGTCATCCTCGGCATCGATCTCGGCGATGAATTCGTCGCGGGCAAAGTCGAGGATGTTGTCCAGAAACTCGGCCGGCGGCGCGAAGAACAGGCAGCCGGTCAGCGCCGTGGAGAAGTCCAAGATCCGATCGTGGTTGCCGGGTGGTTCGCCGATGAACATGCGGCGCAGCATCAACTCGGTAATGCGCACGTCGTTGGCGTAGGAGATGAAGAAAGTGCCCTGGTCACCGGATGCGGTGCCGAAAGCAAGGTTGTTGCGCACGATTTTAAGTTCGTTGCCCTCTTCGTCCTCAATCGTGTTTAAGGCGACGTGGGAATTCAGCGGCTTCTCGTCGTCGTCAAGCTCGATGTCCTCTGCTTTTGTACGCCCCACGACGAGCTCTTGGTCGCGGGTGGACAACGCGTCCCAGGACCGAAGGTCATGGATGTATTTCTGCTCCACGATGTAGCTGCCGCCGGCCCACGGCCCATCCTGGATCAGACCAACCTCCACGGCTTCTTGGCCTGAGGGGCTCTCGGTGCCATCGACGAACCCTAGGGGATCGCGGAAGTCC
This genomic window contains:
- a CDS encoding Dyp-type peroxidase, coding for MSNFLSADVSQTVVQPQSKSAIFLTVTIRTGAEAATLEILEELGGLVHAVGFRDPTAHLNCVVGIGSLFWDRVFDPAKKVKPEQLHEFVELTGGKHHAPSTPGDLFFHIRADEFDRAFDLARRITKELGDAISGSDEVHAFRYLDFRDPLGFVDGTESPSGQEAVEVGLIQDGPWAGGSYIVEQKYIHDLRSWDALSTRDQELVVGRTKAEDIELDDDEKPLNSHVALNTIEDEEGNELKIVRNNLAFGTASGDQGTFFISYANDVRITELMLRRMFIGEPPGNHDRILDFSTALTGCLFFAPPAEFLDNILDFARDEFIAEIDAEDDQDNPIQPAITLSQATGLWEEADAGTASVGSAQPAAAPASQPAAAPTEPSRGDGSLGIGSLKGMYGSDTTTTDNA
- a CDS encoding DUF808 domain-containing protein, giving the protein MAGGLLAVLDDVALIARTASSSMDDVAAMAAKTSTKAAGVVIDDAAVTPQYVSNVTPARELPMIWKITKGSLRNKLIFILPVALLLNAVAPFLLVPILMVGGAYLCFEGAEKIAHKLFHSGEDDHDPTEKTPEDEDTLVKQAITTDLILSAEIMIIALDEVADQPLWMEFFVLLVVGIGITFGVYGAVGLLVKIDDIGLHMIEEDRGAGFGRVLVKGMPYVLQAIGIIGTIAMLWVGGHLIIRGLHEVLGFSWPHDVAEHLVHAAGGGALGWMAETAVSLIAGLITGFLVLFITKGVKRLVSARS
- a CDS encoding DUF4185 domain-containing protein; protein product: MFVRKFVAPTAAAIALAVGSASTVAVIPPTVAIAQEADGVNAPSPIDAALNSSKQVESAFGSAQDTSSAFGLNFWEILYKILDFFGLAKYFENFPFFALPGWKNPDRETRYIPKAETVSEGLVVTLIGDLLGPGVKYIMGLGAADLGMMAPLNDDGEFAIIFGDSFTGGKFGEGQWFSPTGMVGEKDSSGTIRVTRPLNDGIRAQPLIGYYSNIDMTTFIPSDVINLDGTLYMQGMWNKGLGNVTGTEIWKSTDNGKTWESVWKGDQFHLKGMGNLLSWEKGPDGYIYVVSSQFKRQDPVYLSRFRPWNIDDRDLWESYDPKTKTWGSKATPILRSYVKAGEMNLRYIQGHWVLAMFNEGTASIEVRVSKEIATNWDSIKPAHVVVAGRGGWYAPQNAHNFTQLYGGYIVPGSTLDNLDLVVSQWNTGDNSRYMSTQFNVKGLDKFFGIESAPVSHTTVGNQDVIEVAAENVTPRD
- a CDS encoding family 1 encapsulin nanocompartment shell protein, whose product is MYNLYRDLAPVSSVAWEEIEEEAARTFKRWIAGRRVIDVIGPKGIELSSVATGHTTSIDAPIEGVQAKQREVAPLVELRVPFTVRRDDIDNVARGSKDSDWQAVKDAAVAIAKAEDSIIFNGYGDAGIEGIIPTSSNEALTINDDIERLPQAVSNALAQLQLEGIDGPYALLLPADMWEDVHEETDDGYPVIKHIERIVNDSVIWAPAIDCAVLLSLRGGDYELHLGRDLSIGYLSHDAETVTLYLEETLTALQYTEEASVTIRSH